The proteins below come from a single Metarhizium brunneum chromosome 1, complete sequence genomic window:
- the SPO14 gene encoding Phospholipase D1 has protein sequence MGGTDDVKDGKPAMEKQETSGSQSGFSGFMDDLKEKFSESKLHDAKVALIHKKHQIGKFGNLFNKDHRHDEEHEQRCDAKRSAICEQHRFQSFFPERDGNLIKWYVDGCDYFWAVSVALEQAQESIYICDWWLSPELFLRRPPYHKQDFRLDQIIKRRAEAGVKIYVAVYKEVEAALTCNSRHTKHALDALCPEGTPGHGNIRVMRHPDHNVFENAADMTMYWAHHEKFIVIDYSMAFIGGLDLCFGRWDARQHPLSDVHPEGVSEEIWPGQDFNNNRIMDFQKVADWEQNELSKAEYGRMPWHDVSMALIGPCVYDIAEHFVLRWNFIKRDKYKRDARYDWIMLEGREGEDEDLVGVQRPKHPVGDYLKHPISPLSTKNLDNRGTVRAQLVRSSADWSSGILKDHSIQNAYCEVIRKAEHYVYIENQFFITATGDQQSPIHNTIGRAMVDAVVRAAKDGRKFRIIVIIPAIPGFAGDLRENAASGTRAIMDYQYKSICRGENSIFGQIKKEGVDPTQYIFFFNLRSYDRLNKTHAICEAEKKTGISYQQVQRAEAEEIMASGVHGYEDSSSDEGEGGSRFHDLNPKHKHDREKRKANTSSSQQKAAEDAQRARKIFEQEKPEEEVISAASVAHHAMKTESSLQDEPWDNHDDEESEIKNWIQEELYVHSKLLIADDRIVICGSSNLNDRSQLGDHDSELSIVMEDTRKIQTTMDGKPYEAGYHAATLRRYLWREHLGLLPPQDLDAKDDINAQPPTVNPENDIYDNDESWNFVADPLADQLWDTWMGQAQKNTKIFRNVFHADPDDHIKTFDDYDRYLPPKGVKQGHIYDQFMPAEEARQKLSQVRGHLVSMPMMFLQDAEMAERGLQVNAWTESVYT, from the exons ATGGGCGGCACCGACGacgtcaaggacggcaagccTGCCATGGAGAAGCAAGAAACTTCAGGCAGCCAGAGCGGCTTCTCTGGGTTTATGGACGACCTGAAGGAGAAATTCAGCGAGTCCAAGCTTCACGATGCAAAGGTCGCCTTAATTCACAAAAA ACATCAGATTGGTAAATTTGGAAATTTG TTCAATAAGGACCATCGCCATGACGAAGAGCATGAGCAGCGATGCGACGCGAAACGTTCTGCTATTTGCGAGCAACACAGATTTCAATCCTTCTTCCCTGAACGTGACGGAAACCTAATCAAGTGGTACGTCGACGGCTGCGACTATTTTTGGGCTGTCTCTGTAGCCCTCGAGCAGGCCCAAGAGTCGATTTACATTTGCGACTGGTGGCTGTCACCAGAACTCTTCCTGCGACGACCTCCTTACCATAAGCAGGATTTCCGACTAGACCAAATTATTAAAAGAAGAGCCGAAGCTGGAGTTAAAATTTACGTCGCCGTCTATAAAGAAGTTGAGGCCGCGCTGACATGCAATTCCCGCCATACAAAACATGCTCTGGATGCGCTTTGCCCAGAGGGAACGCCAGGTCACGGCAATATTCGCGTTATGAGGCACCCTGATCACAATGTCTTTGAGAATGCGGCCGACATGACCATGTACTGGGCTCACCACGAAAAATTCATCGTTATCGACTACTCTATGGCCTTTATTGGCGGCCTGGACCTGTGCTTTGGTCGCTGGGACGCTCGCCAGCACCCACTGTCTGATGTGCACCCAGAAGGTGTCTCGGAGGAAATCTGGCCTGGACAGGACTTCAATAACAATCGCATCATGGACTTCCAAAAGGTCGCCGACTGGGAACAAAACGAGTTGAGCAAGGCCGAATATGGTCGTATGCCATGGCACGACGTCTCCATGGCCCTTATTGGCCCTTGCGTGTACGACATTGCTGAACACTTTGTTCTTCGCTGGAACTTCATCAAGAGAGACAAGTACAAGCGAGACGCGCGTTACGATTGGATAATGCTGGAGGGCCGGGAGGGAGAGGATGAGGACTTGGTAGGTGTCCAGCGGCCTAAGCATCCTGTTGGCGACTACCTCAAACACCCAATCTCGCCTTTAAGCACCAAGAATCTTGATAACAGAGGAACTGTTCGTGCGCAACTTGTGCGATCCAGTGCGGACTGGTCCAGCGGAATCTTGAAGGATCATTCCATCCAAAATGCCTACTGCGAGGTAATTCGCAAAGCTGAACACTATGTGTATATCGAGAATCAGTTTTTCATCACCGCCACCGGTGACCAGCAGTCACCTATCCACAATACCATCGGACGAGCCATGGTAGATGCCGTAGTCCGTGCAGCTAAGGACGGTCGCAAATTCCGCATCATCGTTATTATTCCTGCCATTCCCGGATTTGCTGGTGATCTTCGAGAAAACGCTGCTTCCGGAACCCGAGCCATCATGGACTATCAATACAAGTCCATTTGTCGTGGCGAGAATTCCATCTTTGGCCAGATCAAGAAAGAGGGTGTTGATCCCACACAGtatattttcttcttcaatctGCGATCTTATGACCGTCTCAACAAGACGCATGCCATTTGCGAGGCCGAAAAGAAAACCGGCATCAGTTACCAGCAAGTACAGCGTGCTGAAGCCGAGGAGATCATGGCCAGCGGTGTCCACGGGTACGAGGATAGTAGTTCAGACGAGGGCGAAGGCGGCAGCAGATTTCATGATTTGAACCCGAAACACAAGCACGATAGGGAGAAGCGGAAGGCTAACACGAGCAGCTCGCAACAAAAGGCAGCTGAGGATGCCCAGCGCGCTCGAAAGATTTTCGAGCAAGAGAAGCCAGAAGAGGAGGTCATCTCAGCAGCAAGTGTTGCGCATCATGCCATGAAGACTGAGTCTTCCCTACAGGACGAGCCTTGGGATAATCACGACGATGAAGAGTCTGAGATCAAGAACTGGATTCAAGAAGAGCTTTACGTTCACTCGAAGCTGCTCATTGCAGACGACCGTATCGTTATTTGCGGATCTAGCAACCTGAATGACAGAAGTCAGCTCGGCGACCACGACAGTGAACTCAGTATCGTGATGGAAGATACACGCAAGATACAAACCACTATGGATGGTAAACCATATGAAGCCGGCTACCACGCAGCCACTCTACGGAGATATCTCTGGCGGGAACATCTCGGCTTGCTGCCACCACAAGATCTCGACGCTAAGGACGATATTAACGCCCAACCCCCTACCGTTAATCCCGAAAATGATATCTATGATAATGATGAATCGTGGAATTTCGTGGCAGATCCACTCGCCGACCAACTTTGGGATACCTGGATGGGACAAGCACAGAAAAATACAAAGATATTCCGCAACGTATTCCACGCAGACCCTGATGACCACA TCAAAACATTCGACGACTACGACCGCTACCTTCCTCCCAAAGGTGTTAAACAGGGCCACATCTATGATCAATTCATGCCTGCGGAGGAGGCACGCCAAAAGTTATCCCAGGTCAGGGGTCATTTGGTGTCTATGCCAATGATGTTTTTGCAAGATGCAGAGATGGCGGAGAGGGGGTTACAGGTGAATGCTTGGACGGAGAGCGTGTATACCTAG
- the Plekha8 gene encoding Pleckstrin y domain-containing family A member 8 translates to MSAPVIPPGGTIVQTFRRSFVDVPIDAEKGNAISTTEFLDAAESLTTMFDVMGSVAFSPVKSDMLGNVKKLRERQLAAPAESENIQDLCRNELKTKKHTATEGLLWLVRYSFPLMPDQELVQKLMNTSGLEFTCIALSSNVAKPSEELADSFRGAYGQTLKPHHSFLVKPVFSAAMSACPYRKDFYAKLGQDSGKVQDDLRVYLAALEKVVGILKGFLDSKDAKW, encoded by the exons ATGTCTGCCCCTGTTATCCCCCCCGGTGGCACCATCGTTCAGACCTTTCGGCGGTCGTTTGTCGATGTTCCCATCGACGCTGAGAAGGGCAATGCAATCTCCACCACCGAGTttctcgatgccgccgagtcGCTGACCACCATGTTCG atgtcatggGCTCCGTTGCCTTTTCTCCCGTCAAGTCCGACATGCTCGGCAACGTCAAG AAACTGCGTGAGCGCCAGCTCGCTGCCCCCGCCGAGTCTGAAAACATCCAGGATCTTTGCCGAAACGAgctcaagaccaagaagcacACTGCCACCGAAGGTCTGCTCTGGCTTGTCCGGTACAGCTTTCCCCTTATGCCCGACCAAGAACTAGTCCAAAAGCTAATGAATACAAGTGGTCTTGAATTCACCTGCATCGCCCTCAGCTCCAATGTCGCCAAGCCCTCTGAGGAACTCGCTGATTCCTTCCGTGGTGCCTATGGTCAGACCCTGAAGCCTCACCACAGCTTTCTCGTCAAGCCTGTCTTCAGCGCTGCCATGAGCGCCTGCCCCTACCGCAAGGACTTTTACGCCAAGCTTGGCCAGGATTCCGGCAAAGTTCAGGATGATCTGCGTGTTTACTTGGCTGCGTTGGAGAAGGTTGTTGGTATTCTGAAGGGTTTCTTGGAcagcaaggatgccaagtGGTAG
- the nahG gene encoding Salicylate hydroxylase has translation MSKPFHIVIVGAGPAGLSTALALAKQPPVSSSPLHITVLELRDGVQTLGGAVNLTPLALRYLDWLGAGGKLRPQASTVSAIELVAHRTGGLLGRLWPDVDAIRAQRQLLVEALRDAIYELSTGNQDPKVDIIYDAKINEMREFGSMDNGGLEITYVKTGASPGKHTLEADVIIGCDGIHSQVRNALVEPSRKKTYSGKCTTYGYADLRKNGANPSELVKSWVRADGCPLITDTTLVTKGNEALLLTYYEPSHEKLYLAFVNPMTEKEDAREGWSVHGADKEGIKTSIRGTFQGGALKCLGEIIDLCEEWFFFPVYMLPQEGDWCKGRAIVIGDAAHAMPPQGEATGVAIEDGVLLARVLSRRATRDIPTLFRDYETLRRPDIQETYKETMARWNAPVPKAWMSGFIMDWMTWGYLKLMGMKKDYFGRDVRNMELPA, from the exons ATGTCGAAGCCATTCCACATCGTCATCGTGGGTGCCGGCCCAGCAGGCCTATCCACTGCCCTGGCACTCGCCAAACAGCCGCCCGTCTCATCATCGCCCTTACACATCACCGTCCTCGAGCTCCGGGATGGCGTTCAAACACTCGGTGGTGCCGTCAATCTTACGCCCCTTGCCCTTCGGTATCTAGACTGGCTCGGCGCCGGGGGCAAGCTTCGGCCCCAGGCCTCGACCGTCTCGGCCATTGAACTTGTCGCCCACAGGACAGGAGGCTTGCTAGGGCGTCTATGGCCAGACGTTGATGCCATCAGAGCCCAGAGACAACTCCTCGTCGAGGCCCTCAGAGATGCCATCTACGAGCTATCGACGGGGAATCAAGACCCCAAGGTAGACATCATATACGACGCCAAGATCAACGAAATGAGGGAATTCGGCTCCATGGATAACGGCGGCCTCGAAATCACCTATGTCAAGACGGGCGCCTCCCCCGGCAAACACACCCTGGAGGCAGATGTCATCATAGGCTGCGACGGAATCCACTCCCAGGTGCGCAACGCCCTCGTCGAGCCGAGCCGCAAAAAGACCTACTCTGGGAAATGCACCACCTACGGCTACGCGGACCTGCGCAAGAACGGCGCCAACCCGTCCGAGCTCGTGAAGTCGTGGGTTCGCGCCGACGGATGCCCCCTCATCACGGACACGACCCTCGTAACAAAGGGCAACGAGGCGCTCCTGCTGACGTATTACGAGCCGTCCCACGAGAAGCTGTATCTTGCATTTGTGAATCCCATGACGGAAAAGGAGGACGCGAGAGAGGGCTGGTCTGTTCACGGCGCCGACAAGGAAGGCATCAAGACGAGTATACGGGGCACGTTTCAGGGCGGCGCGCTCAAGTGTCTCGGCGAGATTATCGACCTGTGCGAGGAGTGGTTCTTTTTCCCAGTCTATATGCTCCCGCAAGAAGGGGATTGGTGCAAGGGGAGGGCGATCGTCATTGGAGACGCTGCACATGCT ATGCCGCCCCAAGGCGAAGCAACGGGCGTCGCCATCGAAGACGGCGTTCTATTGGCCCGCGTGCTGAGTCGGCGAGCAACGAGAGATATTCCCACGCTGTTTAGGGATTACGAGACTCTTCGGCGACCAGATATTCAAGAGACGTACAAGGAGACTATGGCGAGATGGAACGCCCCTGTCCCCAAGGCCTGGATGAGTGGTTTCATTATGGATTGGATGACGTGGGGATACCTGAAGCTCATGGGTATGAAGAAGGATTATTTTGGTCGTGATGTGAGGAACATGGAGCTGCCTGCGTAA